The following are encoded together in the Apodemus sylvaticus chromosome 11, mApoSyl1.1, whole genome shotgun sequence genome:
- the LOC127696520 gene encoding PRAME family member 8-like, with protein MSIQTAATLKKLAIQSLVRDEALAISSLEDLPSVLFPALFKEAFSGRQTKLIKAMLAAWPFPCLPVGALMKTPKLEMLQAVLDGIDMRLTKGFHPSRGKLQVLDLRNVHHAFWNIWAGIEDDSCSSEPLDEKPVVKVLPRYAVRRQLKVVAELCLRPRLDEAQAAFLKWAQQRKDFLHLCCAKMKIWAMPMDFLSKILNIFHPEHIEELELNTQWNLYKLAEFASCFGQMRNLCKLFLAPLYKNVFKIANRTGDREEQSIQEFISVFSKFNCLQHLSMSGVHFLKDHMNQVLRHLMTPLSSLSVTHYQLSQSDLDSFSHCQSVFQLKHLEMRGVVLTDLDLMPMKCLLQKVADTLETLDFRGCRVKDSQLIALLPALTHCSQLTKINFYNNCFSMPILKDLLEHTVNWSKMNVEQYPAPLECYDRLAHVSRVRFAQLCLQLLETLRAIRQPKNISFATDNCPKCGERCVYGQGARFCFCWH; from the exons atgagtattcagaccgcagccacactcaagaagctggcaattcagtctctggtgagagatgaggctttggccatatcctctctggaggatctcccctctgtactcttcccagcactgttcaaggaggctttcagtggcagacaaaccaagctcataaaggcaatgttggcagcctggcctttcccctgtctccctgtggggGCATTGATGAAGACGCCTAAACTGGAAATGTTGCAAGCTGTGCTAGATGGAATAGACATGCGACTGACTAAAGGGTTTCACCCCAG CAGGGGAAAACTTCAGGTTCTGGACCTGAGGAATGTGCACCATGCCTTTTGGAACATATGGGCTGGTATAGAGGACGAtagctgttcttcagagcccttggatgagaagccagtagtgaaggtccttcccagatatgcagtgaggaggcagctgaaggtggtagctgagttgtgcctcaggccacgccttgatgaagcacaagcagccttcttgaagtgggcccagcagagaaaggactTCCTACATTTGTGTTGTGCAAAGATGAAGATCTGGGCTATGCCCATGGACTTTCTCAGCAagatcttgaatatatttcatccagagcatattgaggaattggaactgaacactcagtggaatttgtacaagctggccgaatttgcttcctgctttgggcagatgagaaatctttgcaaactcttcctggcacccctctacaagaacgtcttcaagattgccaataggacaggagacagagaagagcagtctatccaggagttcatatctgtcttctccaaattcaattgtctccagcatctctccatgagtggtgtccatttcctcaaagaccacatgaatcaggtcctcag gcacctgatgacgccactgagctccctttctgtcactcactaccaactttcacagtcagacttggattccttctcccactgccagagtgtctttcagctaaaacatctggaaatgagaGGTGTGGTTCTAACAGATTTGGATCTGATGCCTATGAAATGTCTCCTCCAAAAGGTGGCAGATACTCTAGAAACTCTGGATTTTCGGGGATGTAGGGTGAAGGACTCCCAGCTCATTGCCCTCCTACCTGCCCTCACACATTGCTCTCAGCTCACCAAGATCAACTTCTACAACAATTGCTTCTCCATGCCCATCCTGAAGGACCTTTTGGAGCACACAGTCAACTGGAGCAAGATGAATGTGGAACAataccctgcccctctggagtgctatgataggttggctcatgtctccagagtaagatttgcccaactttgtctgcagctcctggaaactctcagggcaataaggcagcccaagaacatctcctttgctacagataattgtcctaaatgtggtgagcgctgtgtctatggccaaggtgcgagattttgtttttgctggcactGA